Proteins from a genomic interval of Nitrospiria bacterium:
- a CDS encoding energy transducer TonB produces the protein MDIGFRKMLILSTLFHATVAAVLLAFALSRSTHPFSPHAYQVDLVTLPQPSAAPPAPVKEIPAAPPPPAQKPPSVRVNPAAKKSPVQPPPKAIKPAATVPPPARAPRKSPEAAPQKETAPAAPNAAASENVSAIAPAAKLQTKIEIPDFKFPYYTDMIQRKIELYWSPPPLETTADATEAVVGFVLFSTGKVGDPRIEKSSGNAYFDQAALRAVYLANPLPPFPQGFRDPSMTVHFRFALTKKS, from the coding sequence ATGGACATAGGCTTCCGAAAGATGTTGATCCTGTCGACGCTGTTCCATGCGACGGTGGCGGCGGTTCTTCTGGCCTTCGCCCTCAGCCGGTCGACGCACCCCTTCAGTCCGCATGCGTATCAGGTAGATCTGGTGACGCTTCCCCAGCCCTCCGCCGCGCCGCCGGCCCCGGTCAAGGAGATTCCGGCCGCGCCTCCGCCTCCGGCCCAAAAACCGCCGTCCGTGCGGGTTAATCCGGCGGCCAAAAAATCGCCGGTTCAACCGCCCCCGAAGGCGATCAAGCCGGCGGCGACGGTTCCGCCCCCGGCCAGAGCTCCCCGGAAATCGCCGGAGGCGGCCCCGCAAAAAGAGACCGCGCCGGCGGCGCCGAATGCCGCCGCTTCCGAGAATGTTTCGGCGATCGCCCCGGCGGCCAAGCTCCAGACGAAGATCGAGATCCCGGATTTCAAGTTCCCGTATTATACGGATATGATCCAACGGAAGATCGAATTGTATTGGTCCCCGCCGCCGCTCGAAACGACGGCCGATGCCACCGAGGCCGTCGTGGGTTTTGTTTTGTTCTCGACGGGGAAGGTCGGGGATCCGAGGATCGAAAAGAGCTCCGGGAACGCCTACTTTGATCAGGCCGCCCTTCGGGCGGTTTATCTGGCCAATCCCTTGCCGCCTTTTCCCCAGGGGTTTCGGGACCCTTCCATGACCGTCCATTTCCGCTTTGCGCTGACGAAGAAGAGCTGA
- a CDS encoding biopolymer transporter ExbD: MTNGTQGRRLMSEINVVPLVDVVLVLLVIFMVTAPLLYRGLDIDLPRTATNTIAPEERVVLTVNKQREIFLDKDAVSLDRLLGALETLKGRSPQVSIYLRADRQVPYGVVVQVMDTVKRAGIERLGMVTEPAAETRRDGQR; the protein is encoded by the coding sequence ATGACCAACGGGACGCAGGGCCGCCGGCTCATGTCCGAAATCAACGTCGTTCCGCTGGTGGACGTGGTCCTGGTGCTGCTGGTCATCTTCATGGTCACGGCGCCGCTTCTGTATCGCGGGCTGGACATCGATCTGCCCCGTACGGCCACGAACACCATCGCGCCGGAAGAGCGGGTCGTCCTGACCGTGAACAAGCAGCGGGAGATCTTTCTGGATAAGGACGCGGTTTCGCTCGATCGCTTGCTGGGGGCCCTGGAGACCTTGAAGGGACGGTCGCCGCAGGTTTCGATTTATCTGCGCGCGGATCGCCAGGTGCCCTACGGGGTGGTGGTCCAGGTGATGGATACGGTCAAGCGCGCGGGAATCGAACGGCTGGGGATGGTCACCGAACCCGCCGCGGAAACCCGCCGCGATGGACAAAGGTAG